The following nucleotide sequence is from Chlamydiota bacterium.
CCGGCTCCCCCGCTCCAGGTGGGAAGGGCCTTGCGGAACGCGTACAGGACGAGCAGGGCCGCGGGGAGTTCCGGGTAGATCAGGTTGGCGTAGAAGATCACCGGCGGGGTGAGGACGACCGCCGCCATGGCCAGCAGAGGGGGGACGAGCGGCACGCAGCCGGGTCGGTCCAAAGAGGCCCGGCCACCGACCAGGTCGACGCAGAGGAGCCAGGTGTTGACGGCGAGGAGGGCGGCGAGGAGGTTCATAAAGAGGAGAACCGCCGCCCGTGGCGAAACACCGAGGCGCACGGCGAGGGCGTAGACCGGCGCGATGAGGATCGGAAGGCCGGGGGTGTGGATGGAGTAGATCTCCCTTCGTTCCCAGTCCTTCCGGGCGCCGTGCCCCTCGCACCGCGGCACGCCGAAGAAGCGGCCGTGCTCCTCGGTTCGGTTGTTGAAGAGATTGAAATCCCGGTCGAACGCGACGCTGTGCGCGAGGAGGAGGTACGACGGCTCGTCGCCGGTGAGGAACCGCGCCTGCCCGGGCCCCTCCGCGCCGAACGACACCAACCGCATCCTGGCAAGGGAGAAGATCGCCAACGAGACGGCGAATACGCCGACGGCGGCGAGACGGAGGCGCGGCGCCATTCCTGATCCCTCCCGGGTGCCCGGCCGGCACACAGGGAACCCCGCGCGGCGTGGGGGCGCGCCGTCCGCCATTCCCGCCTCGACGGAAGCGGGCGTCAACGGCGGGTGCGGTCCGGCCCGTCCGTGCGAGCGGGATTTTACCATACTAGGCGACGCGCCCGGATGGTAGAATTGCCCCCGATGGAACTTGTCCGACGGGACTGTCGCCATATGCGGTGGGACCGGCCATGTGCGCCGCATAAGGCCGAGGGTGCGCGCTGCCGCGGGTGCGGCCACTACGATCCGGTGGGGAAGCGGATCCTCGTCATCAAGCTCGACGCGCTGGGCGACGTGCTGCGGACCACCTGCATCCTCCCCGCCCTGCGAACAATCCATCCCTCGGCGCAGGTCACATGGATAACCCTCCCCGCCGCGATGCCGCTGCTCGAGCATAACCCGTTCATAGACCGGGTGATCCCGTACGGCGCCGAGGCGCTCGCGATGTTGCGCGTCGAGCGGTTCGACATCTCACTCTGTCTCGACGCGGCCCCGCGGAGCGCCGCGCTCGGGAGCCTCGCGCGGGCGGGGGAGAAGCGCGGGTTCCGCCTCGACGCCAGGGGCAGGGTGGCGCCGATCGGCGCGGAGGCCCGCGCCTGGCTCATGATGGGGCTCTTCGACGACGCGAAGAAGGCCAACCGCCGCACCTATCAGGAGATCGTGATGGGGATCAGCGGCCTCGCCGGGTTGCGCCAGGAGATCGTCGTGGCGCTCTCCGACGAGGAGAGGGAATTCGCCCGCCGTTTCGCCGCTCGGAAGGGACTCGCGCCCGGCGGGCGGGGGCGCGCGATCGTCGGCGTCAACACGGGGAGCGGGAGCCGCTGGCCGATGAAGCAGTGGCCGGCGGCCCTCTGCGCGGACCTGGTGCGGCGGCTCGCCGGGCTTCGCGGGACGCGGGTGCTCCTGTTCGGCGGGGAGGAGGAGAAGGCGAGGAACGCCGCGATACGGAACGCCGCGGGGGCGGCGCTGGTCGACACCGGGTGCGGCAACAGCCTCCGGGAGTTCATCGCGCTCGTCGGACTCTGCGACCTTCTCGTCTCGAGCGACAGTCTCGGGCTCCACGTCGCCCTCGGTTTCGGCAAGAAGGTCGTGGGGCTTTTCGGGCCGACCTCCTCCGCGGAGATCGACGTCTATGGGCGCGGGGTGAAGATCGTTTCAGACGCGGACTGCGCCTGCTGCTATCTCCGCGCGTGCGAACGCCGTCCTTCCTGCATGGCGCGGATCTCCCCCTCGGCCGTCTTCGAAGCGGTTCAAGGTCTTCTGAACCGGTGACCGCGGCGCCGCGCAGGCGGGCTGGAGAGCGCTGCCGATGAAGACGATGGCGTTGATCCCCACGTACAACGAGGCCTCCTCGATCCTCCCCCTGGTACGCGAGATCGTCGAGCAGGCAAGGGATATCGAGGTGCTGGTCGTGGACGACAACTCGCCCGACGGCACCTGGCGGCTCGTGGAGGAGGAGGCCCGGGCCGTCCCGCGCGTGCACCTCCTGCGCAGGCGCGACAGGCGCGGGCGGGGGCTCGCGGGCGCCGAGGGGTTCCGTCGGGCGCTTGAGGAGCGGGCGGACCGGATCGTGGAGATGGACGGGGACGGCTCGCACGACCCCGCGTTCATTCCCGACCTCCTGCGCGCGGCCGGGTCGGCGGGACTGGTGATCGGGTCGCGATACGTTCCCGGGGGGAGGGAGGAGGGGAGGAGCCGCTTCCGGAGGGCAATGAGCGCGCTCGCCCGGCGCTATCTGCGAACCGTGCTCGGCGTGCGGGTGAAGGACCCGACCTCGGGGTTCAGATGCTACACCCGGGAGACGCTCGCGGCCATCACCGCCGAGCCGCTCCGGGCGCGCGACCCGTTCATCATCGCGGAGACGCTCTACCGGTGCGCGCGCAGCGGCATCCGGATCGTCGAGGTGCCGATCGTGTTTCGCGACCGCAGAGCCGGGCAGTCGAAACTCCGGGCCGGGACGCCGCTGCGCTACCTCGTCTCGGCGATACGGCTCAGGGCCTCGGGGTTCGGCCCTCGGGACAGGGGGATCGCATGAGGCGCGGGGAACGGCCGGTCGTCGTGGGGGTCGTCGGGGCGTCGCGCCCGGATCGGCGGGCCGCGCGAAACGCATACGAGGTGGGGCGGCTCGTCGCGCGGCGGGGGGCGGCGCTCATCTGCGGGGGGCTCGGCGGCGTGATGGCGGAGGCCGCGCGCGGCGCCCGCGAGGAGGGAGGCCTCACCATCGGCGTGCTCCCGGGGGACGACCGAAGCCGGGCCAACCCCCACATCTCCGTCCCGATCGTGACCGGGATGGGCTACGCGCGGAACATCGTGATCGTGCGCTCCGCGCATGCGATCATCGCCATCGGGGGCTCCTACGGCACGCTCTCGGAGATCGCCTACGCCTTGAATCTCGGCGTCCCGATCGTCGGGCTCGGGACGTGGGAGATCGGGAGCATCGACCGGGGCGGGGCCGGGTTCCCCACGGCGGAGACGCCGGAGGAGGCGGTGGAGAAGGCGTTCGCGGGGATCTGATGCGATGTCAAACGAACTGATCGGGCTGTCGATGCGCCGCGTGGTCCCGGCGGGCGGCGGTTACGCGGTCTTCCTCCGGGGCAATGAGAAGACCTTCGTGATCTATGTCGACGGGGAGGTGGGGGCCGCCATCTCCCTCTACAGGGCGGGCGCCCCGCGTTCCCGTCCGCTCACGCACGATCTCCTGCTCAGCATCCTCAAGGGGCTCGAGATAGACGTCGAGAAGGTGGTGATCAACGACCTCAGGGACAACACCTTCTTCGCGCGCCTGTTCCTGCAGGACAACGGGGCCTCGGGGAAGAGGATATTCGAGATCGACGCGCGGCCGAGCGACTGCCTCGCCGTCGCCCTGCTCAGCGGAGCGAGGATCTACGCGGCGCCGCATGTCCTCGAGGCGGCGGGGGACGCACCCGAGCCGCCCGCGGAGGGGGGCGGCTGAAGAGGGTCAGGGGGGCGTCTTCGCCCCTCCGCGGTTCCGCCTCGCCAGGGCGCTGAAGACGCAGCCGCAGTAGTTCTGCCGGTAGATCCCGAGGGCCCGGCTCATCCGGCAGCTCTCCCCGTACCCGTCCCCCTTCTTGAAGTCCGCATCGAGGAATTCGACGCCGTGCAGCGCCCCGGCTTCCCGGCCCAGCCGGTTGACGAGGGCGGCGTTCTTGTGGGGGCTTACGGTGAGCGTGGTCCCGAACCGCTCGAAACCGCGTGCCGCCGCGGCGCGGGCCGTCTCCTCGAGCCGCATGCGGATGCAGCGGGCGCACCGCGCCCCCCCCTCAGGCTCCCGATCGAGTTTCTTGACGATGTCGAACCAGTCGCGGGGGCGGTACGGGGGGACGATGAGCGGCAGCGACGAGTCGCGGCAGTGGCGGGAGGCCTCGGCGAGCCGCCGCGCGTGTTCCGCGGGGGGGTGGATGTTCGGATTGAAGAAGTAGCCGGTCACGGCGTGGCCGACGGAGAGGACCCTGATGACATGCGTCGAGCAGGGGGCGCAGCAGATATGGAGGAGCAGCCGCGTCGCGGGCACGTGTGTTGCCTCCGTTCCGGCAGTATAGTCCATTCCGGCGCCGACCGGAACCGCTCCGGGGCCGCGGCGGCGAAAGCGCATTCGCAATTCTATGCACCGCAATAGGATGTGATATATTTCATTTTGGCGCCTGAAGCGCGCCGCATTGTGCCCGGGTTGGTATATAATATACCCCTTCGACTCTGTCATCGGTCTGTTCCATGCAAAGAATCCTCATCACCGGCGCAAGCGGTTTTCTCGGCTGGAACCTCGCGCGGAGTCTCTCGGGGACGTGCGAGCTATGGGGCACCTTCGCCTCCCATCCGGTCGATATCCCGGGGTGCCTGATGGAGCGGCTCGATCTGGAAGGAGCCGGCGATCTCACGGCCCTCGTGCGGCGCGTCCGGCCCGCCGCGGTGCTGCACGCCGCGGCGCTCGTCGACGTGGATCTTTGTGAGCGGGAGCCTGCGCGGGCGCGCAGGCTGAACGTGGAGGCGGTGGGGCGTATCGCGGAGGCAGCGGCGGAGATAGGCGCACGGCTCGTCTACTTCTCCTCGGATATGGTCTTCGACGGGACGAAGGGGATGTACACCGAGGAGGACGAGCCGTCCCCGATAAGCGTCTACGGGGAGACGAAGCTCGAGGGGGAACGGCTGGCGCTGCGGACCGCCTCCTCGAACGTCGTCGCGCGCCTGTCGCTTATGTACGGAGCGGGCCCCGCGCCGCACAGCTCCTTCCTCGGCTGGATGCGGGGCCGCCTCGAAAAGGGCGAGACGGTGAACCTCTTCACCGACCAGTACCGGACCCCGCTCTATGTCCGCGATGCGTGCCGCGCAATCGGGCGGATCCTCGCGAGGCCGGAGGCCCGCGGGGTGTACCATCTCGCGGGGCCGGAGCGGATGAACCGGTACGAGCTCGGACGGCTCGCGGCGGCGGTCTTCGGCTTCCCCGAGCGGCTTCTCAACCCGGTGCGGATGGACGAGATGCAGGGGCTTATGCCGAGGCCGAAAGACAACTCGATGGACAACCGGAAGGCGGCGCGGGAACTCGGCATGCAGTTCACGAAGGCGGCGGACGGTCTTGGGGCGGTGGCCCGGGAGGCGGCTGGATGAGGCGGTATTTGCCGCGGAGGCTCGTGCCGATACTGATGTACCACCGCATGGGGAGCATCGGCCGCCCGTCGCGCTCCTGGCTCGAACCGGACCTCTTCGAGGAGGGGCTCGACCGATTGAAGAGGGGCGGATTCGCGGTGCTGGATCTGGCCGCGCTTGCGGAGAGGATCCGCCTGGGGGAGCGGATGCCGCGCCGCGCGGTCGCGCTCACCTTCGACGACGGGTGGCTCGACACCTACGCCGCGGCCCTCCCGATCCTCGTCCGCTTCAGGGTTCCGGCGACGGTCTTCCTCGTCTCCGGGCGGATCGGGCTGCGGGAGTATGTCGGGTGGGGCGAGATACGGGAGATGCGCAGCTGCGGGATCACGTTCGGTGCGCACACCGTGAGCCATCCGCGCCTGACCGAGATCCCCCCGGAGCAGGCGCGAGGCGAGATCGAGGATAGCAAGAAGCAACTCGAGGACGGACTGGGCGAGGAGGTCCCGACCTTCTGCTACCCGTACGGATTCTTCAACCGGGGCGTGCGCGATATGGTGCAGGCGGCAGGGTTCCGCGCGGCGTGCTGCAACACGCCCGGGCGGGGGTGGCCCGACGGCGATCCGTTCGCCCTCAAGCGCGTCTCGGTGACCTACCGGATGCGGGGCCGCGCCGCCTGGGCGGCCGCCATGTCGGGGTACTACGTTTTTTTCAAGGAGCTGCGGCGGGGGGACAAGGGGTACCTTCGATCTTCCCTCGGTCGCCGGGTCGGCGCGGCTGACCGCGCACACGGTTGCACGGAGCGGCTATGACGGCCAGGAGAACGCATATCTCGCTCAAGGAGATCCGGCGCTACGAGCTGCTCAACACCCGCGTCTGCGACCTGCCGCTGAAGATCGAGGGGCCGCTGCGGGACTGCATCCTCGCGCACTACCGGGAGCTCCAGGCGCGAAAGATACGGTTCAGGCCCCGTTTCTACCTCGGGGCCGAGATCGAGGACGGGTGGGGATGCGTGGACGGCACGATCTGCATCGAGGTGCCGTTCTACCTCGGGAACCCGGAGCTCATGGCGCTGCACAAGGAGTACTACGGTGAGGTGGAGGGGGAGGCGGAGATACTGAAGATCCTCCGCCACGAGACCGGCCATGCGATCAACTACGCCTTTCGGCTCCACGAGCGCAAGGATTGGCAGGGGATCTTCGGCGACTTCACGAAACGGTACCCGAAATGCTACCGTACGAAGCCGTGGAGCAAGAAGCACGTGCAGCACCTCGATTCCTTCTACGCGCAGCGCCACCCCGACGAGGACTGGGCGGAGTCGTTCGCCGTCTGGCTCACGCCGGGGGTCAACTGGCGCCGGTGCTACAAAGGCTGGGACGCGATCGAGAAGCTGATCTACGTCGATATCATCATGAAGCAGATCGGCGGCGTCTGCCCCGCCGCGCGCCGCATCGCCTACGACGCCCCCGCCCGGAAGGAGCGGCGCACCCTCGCGGAGTTGTACGACGTGGAGGCGGTGACCGCGCTGGGCGAGCAGGAGATGGAGGACTACATCAAGGATCTCGGACAGATCTTCCTCCGGCGGGTGCGCCGCAGGGAGTACCACGTTGCCGCCGCCGACTTCCTCACCCGGTACCGGGAGGCGATCATCTCCGGGGTGGCCCGGTGGATACTGCACTCGAACAAGAACTCGGTGCGCAAGATCATCCGCCGCATGAAGGCGGTCTGCCGGCACTACGGGCTCGTGATGATCCGGTCGGAGGGGGCCGAGAAGCTCGCCGAGGTCACCGCGCTGGTGACATGGTACGTCATCAACGACATCTACGATTTGGATTAGTAGACGTTGTATGCAACCGGCTGCTGTCGTTGATGTTGCGCATTAATTCGTCCCTCTTCCCGCCCTTCTCGGCGCTCCACGTGTTCCTGGTTGAGGGCGTCCGCCTATGATCCCGATTCGGCCGCGGAAGTCATCGTCTCCGGCAGGATCCGGATTGGCCCTGAATAGCCTCTCCTCATCCGCGTCGGAATCGCAAAGGTAGGAGATGTATCCCGCCATCCGTTGCGCGGCATCGGCGCCGAAACGCTCCCATATCGGGGCTTCCACGGTCACGGGGTCCGGGATGCCGAGGCAGTGCAGCCGCGCGCTGCTGTACGGGTATTCCCATGCGTGCGCTACATAGTGCGCGCGCACCGGGTTCCTCTCGATGTACCTGGCACACGCCAGCAGGTAGCGTTCAATCTGGATTGGCTGAAGACCGAACCGGCCCTGCCAAAGAAGGCCCGAGGTTTGGTAGACCCTGTGGTGGTAATGCGTGTAGGCCCGGTCGAGGCCGGCCATAAAAGACGAGATCCTCCGTGGATCGGCGATCTCCAGGAGCAGATGGAAGTGCGTTCGCATCAGAACCCAGTGGTAGATGCTGAGTAGGGAGGATTCCGTGTATCGGCGAAGCAGACCTATGAAATAGGCGTAATCCTCCCCTGCACGGAACAGCGGGGCGCGGTTGTTCGTGCGGTTGTACGCGTGGAAGACAAGTGAACCGGTAAGCTGATGCCTTCTGGCTCGCGGTGGCATAGTTTCACCTCCCATCAGATTAGTCGCGAAATGAGAAAAAAGATTACAGGAGAAATTGAGACGGGGATAAATAGTTCGCAACACTCAGCGGCGGAGTATATTGGATACAACGTCCGCGTCACGGTTCTTATAAGTTGCCGGCTGAGGCGGAATGCTCGCCGTGGGTGGGACGGGGGGGGACGAATTATTGTGTAACTACAAGTGGCGGAAGTTGTTGCATACAACGTCTACTACGACTGTATGGCGACGAGGCCGGCGCGGCCGGGCAGTTCGCCCATCTCGAGCGCGCAGCGGGGGATCGTTTCCGGCCGGCCGAGCGCCTCGTCGGCGATTTCGCCCAGCATCGAGAAACAGACCCCGCGCCGCGCGAGTTCGCCGAGGAGCCGGTCGAACCAGCCCGCCCAGCCCATCCCCTCCGCCTCGGCGTGCACGGTGAGGACGTGCCTCCCCCGCGCCGAGATGCGATCGAGGTACAGGCGCGAGAGGTCATCCGGGCTCGCGCAGGCCCCCGATCCGAGAAGTTCGTCGAGTGTCGGGAGGGTGGTCGGCACCTGGAGGTGCGTCGCGGGGTAGCCGCCCATCGAGGGGAAAAACGGGCCCGTCCCGCGGCTGTCGCTGTGGTAGCGCATGCCGGTCTCGTCCTGCGCCTCGAGCTGGCGCGGCGAGCAGCTCCATCCGGGCGCGGCCGAGCAGTCGGCGTCGCGCCCGACGATCTCGCGGAAGACTGCGCACGCCGCCCCGAACTCCGCGCGCGTCTCCTCCGGCCCCATACGCGGGATCCGGTCGTGCCAGCGGACGTGGTCGTGGCCGTGGATGCCGACCTCGTGTTTCGCATCGAGAAGGTCCCTGATATGGCCCGGGAACGACCGGGCAATTTGCCGGGCGGGGAGGAGTGTGCCGGAGAGGGCCGTGCGGAGGCCGTACATCCCGACGGCGTTCGAGCGGAGCATCTTCTTCAAAAAACCCCGGCGGGTGAAGAAGCGCAGGACCGCCCTGCCGGAGTTGTCCGGGCCCATGGCGATGAAGAACGACGCGCGGACGCCGCGCCCGGCGAGGAGGTCGGCGAGGCGGGGGACCCCCTCCGCCATACCGCGATAGGTGTCGACGTCGATCTTGAGTGAAAGGACGCACAGCTTGGCGTGCATGGGCATATCGCGGCACCCCTCCGTGCCGCCTCAGGACGGCTTCCGCAACAGGACGCAGATCTCCTCACCGATGAGATAACGTTCGCCGAGATCCCCGCGCGTCTCCATCTCGATGCCCAGATCGATCGCGCGGATCGCCTGGACGAAGATCCGCTCGTTGAGCGGGGGAGGCGGGGGGGGCGGGGGCTCTTTCCGGACGAGCCAGCGATCCGCGAACGCGTCGAGCCGGCCGAGGAACGGGAGCGCGAAGCGCCGCACGGAGGCGCGGGGAGGCGTCCTCCCGGGATCGAACACCGCTTTCTCCCAGAGGAAGAAGGCCAGCTTGCACAGGGCGTTGCCGACGATCCGCGCGCGCACCACCTCGTAGCCGCCGAAGAGGGCCTCGATCTCGTCGATGGTGTAGCCGAAGCGCACGTGGCCAGCGTCCCGCATCCACCTCGCCAGATCCTCCCGTTCCGCCGGGCTGAGCTGGGAGGGGTCGTAGTCGTGCGCCTTGAAGGGGGCATTGACGTGCACGTATCCACCGGGGGCGAGGGAGGCGTCGATATTCGCCGCGAGACGCGCGTCGTCGGCAACGTGTTCCAGGACGTCCGAAACGATGACGCAGTCGAACAGCCCGAGATCGAGAGGGAGGGTCAGGTCCCGCCGCAGAAACCGCGCATTCTCGAGGCCATGCTTTCGCGCGAGGGATTCCGCGCGGGTCACGGCGTTCTCCGACAGGTCGATGCCGGTCACCTGTGTGCGCGGGTGGTGTCTGGCGAGGTAGATGCTCTTCGGCGCCCCCCACCCGCAGCCGGCGTCGAGGAGGGTTTCGGGGGCCGGGCGCACGAGCTCGAAATCGGAGAGAAAGCGCCGCAGGCGATAGTAGCCGGGAATATCCCGGCCGCCGGAGAACAGCTCGTAGAGGAACCGCTCGATGTCGGTCGGCTTCATAGAGGCAACAGCGACCGCATCGGGCCTGCGGGGTGCGCGCAAGGCCCGCGTTCGCGGGAGCCGTTCCGGGGCGCGGCTACTGCGCCAGGTCCCGGAACCACTCCCAGGTCCGGCGGACGCCCTCCTCGAGCGGGGTGGTGGCCACCACGCCGAGGATCCGCTTCATCTTCTCGACCCTGGGGACGCGGCGCTGGATATCCTCGTAGCTCTCACCGTAGATCGACTCCTTCGGGACGAGCTTGATCTTCGACTTCGCCCCGGAGACCTTGATCATCAGCTCCGCGAGGTCCCTGATGGAGGTTTCGACGTTGGTGCCGATGTTGAAGATCTCCCCCTCCGCCTCGGGTTTGAGGCCCGCGGCGACGGTTGCTCGGATGGCGTCGTCGACGTAGGTGAAGCAGCGGGTCTGGCTGCCGTCGCCGATGACCGTGACCGGCTCGTTGCGGAGGAGCTGGCCGATGAAGATGGTGAGGACGCGTCCCACGTCGATCTTGTCCAGGCGCGGGCCGTAGACGTTGAAGTAGCGGACGATCACCACGGGCAGCCCCATCTTCCGGTAGGCGTGGCAGAAATGCTCGCCGACCCCCTTGGAGGTCGAGTAGCACCAGCGGTCGATGCGGGTCGAGCCGAGCACCCGGTCGTCGTCCTCGTCCCACGGGACCTTGGGGTTGCGACCGTAGACCTCGGAGGTGGAGGTGAAGACAACCTTCTTGTTGTGCTTGTGGGCGAGGCGCAGCACGTTCTGCGTCCCGTTGATGTTGACATTGAGGACCGCGTACGGATCCGCGACATAATGCTCGACGCCCACGACCGCCGCCATATGGTAGACGAGGTCGCATTTGATGATGAGCGACTCGAGCATCTCGAGGTTGAAGACGGTGTCGTGGACGTAGTGGAACTTCGGGTGGGAAAGCACGTGCTTGATCTTGAAGGTGGAGCCGGTGTCGAGGATGAAGACCTCGTGGCCGTCCTTGAGAAACGCGTCGGTGAGGTGCGAGCCGAGAAAGCCCGCGCCGCCGGTGATGAGCACTCTCATTGCACTCTCCTTGTGGTGGTCCCCGCCGCCCGCGCACAGAGGCGCGGGTTGCGTAACATATAAGTTTACCCCAATACGGTCCCCGGGGAAACCCCAATCGTTCGGGCGACGGATCCGCCCTCCGCCGTCTCCCCCCCCTCCCGCTGCGCGCGGGTGACGCGGAGGATCCCACGCCCGGTTGCGATCTCGAGGGCGCCCGGGACGCGCGAGGGGAGGACGGTCCCCGGCGCGGCGCCGCCGGTCGGGGCCGTTTCGTCCGGTTCGGCCCACCAGACGATGAGCGTTCCGCCCGCATACGGGCTGAACGCGCCGGGGTAGGGGCGGGTGACGGCGCGTACGAGGTTGTAGATCTCCGTCGCGGGCTTGGACCAGTCTATCAGCCCGTCCTTTCGCGACCTACCTCCGAAGTATGAGGCGAGGCGCTGGTCCTGCGGGGTCTCCGGGAAGCGGCCCTGGAGCATCAGCGGCCATGTCTCGCGCATCAGATCCGCGGCTGCGGCGGTCATCCGGTCGAAAAGCGTTCGGGCGCTGTCGGAGAACTCTATCGGCACCCGCCGTTGGGCGACGATGGCGCCCCGGTCGGGCTTGAGCTCCATCCGGTGGAGCGTCACGCCGGTCTCGGTCTCGCCGCGGACGAGGACCCAGTTGACCGGGCAGCGGCCGCGGTAGCGGGGGAGAAGCGAGCCGTGCAGGTTGAACGCGCCGACGCGGGGGATGTCGAGGAGCTCCTGTTTGACCATCTGGCGGAAGTAGAAGGAGAAGATGATGTCGGGGCCGATGCGGCGCACCTTCTCCACGATCTCCGGCGCGTTCACGTCGGCCGGCTCGAGGACGGGGAGGCCGCGTTCGCGGGCGAGATCGCGGACGGAGCGGAACCAGATGGTCTCGTTCGGGCTGTCGGCGTGCGTCAGCACCAGACGCAGATCCGCTCCGGCGTCCAGCAGTTCCTTCAGACAGACATACCCGATGTCGTGGTACCCCAGTACGACGAGCTTCATCTTCCTCCGCGCTCGGGGTCAGATCCTTGATTAGTATACTACGGCACGGCGGCCGGAATGTGCGTCTATTCCCCCCCTTCGCCACAATACTAATAAATAAGGACCTGACCCCATCAGCGGTTGGATATCAGGACGAGATCGAATTTCTTGTACCGGTACTTCTCCGGCGCCATCGAGTGCGGGGGGAGCGTTCCACCCCGGGCCGCGTATTCTCCGGTGTCCAGAAGGCAGAAGACCGGCTCGGGGGAGGAGAGGTAGGCGGAGAGACGTTCCGCGTCGCCGTGCTCCGTGGCGCCGAGATACTCCACGACGCGCCCCGTGAAGAAGCCGAGCGCCAGTCGCCTGCTGAAGAGACCGTAGGTGGCGAGCCGCGCCTCCCCCACCGCCGGGGCGACCGATTCCGCGAGCCGCCGGTGATCGGCGCGCCGCGCGTCGCGCAGCGGAAGGCTCGCGACGAAGAGGGCCCACCCCGCCGCGAAGGCGACCACGATCGCCGCGAACGCCGCGGGCATCCTCCGCGAGGCGTCGAGGCGCCACAAGGCGACCGCGGCGGCCGCGGGAGCCGCGGCGGCGGCGAGCGACCTCCAGGGGAAACGGGGGAAGAGGAAGAAGGCCGCGACCGGGATCCCGACCGCCGTCGCGCATGAGAGGACGCAGATGGCGGCGGGGATGATCCGCCGCAGGCGGGGGGCGGGGGCGGCGATGAGCCGGTCCCAGTAGTCGCCCACGAGCAGCGCCGCGGCCGGGTAGAGCGGGAGCGCGTAGCGGGAATGCTTGCCGCTGCTCAGGGTGAGGAAGGCGAAGACGGCCAGAAACCACGCCGCGGGGAATCGCCGGTCGCGCGCGGGGGGCGGCGCCCACGGGACGAGGAGGAGAAAGACGCTCCACGGGAGGAAATGACCCGCGATCTCGGGCAGGTAGAACCAGAACGGCTCGGGCTTGTCGAAGCCGGTGGTGAGCCGGAGGAGGTTCTCCTTGACGACGTACATCTCCCAGAAGAACGCCCGCCCGTCGGGCCCGATGCGGACGAGGTACGGGAGGTACCATGCCGCCTGCAGCGCGGCGACGATGACGACGCCCCACGGCAGGCGCATCCGCCGGACGAGGCGGAGGCGCCGCGCCCACGCCA
It contains:
- a CDS encoding NAD-dependent epimerase/dehydratase family protein, which produces MRVLITGGAGFLGSHLTDAFLKDGHEVFILDTGSTFKIKHVLSHPKFHYVHDTVFNLEMLESLIIKCDLVYHMAAVVGVEHYVADPYAVLNVNINGTQNVLRLAHKHNKKVVFTSTSEVYGRNPKVPWDEDDDRVLGSTRIDRWCYSTSKGVGEHFCHAYRKMGLPVVIVRYFNVYGPRLDKIDVGRVLTIFIGQLLRNEPVTVIGDGSQTRCFTYVDDAIRATVAAGLKPEAEGEIFNIGTNVETSIRDLAELMIKVSGAKSKIKLVPKESIYGESYEDIQRRVPRVEKMKRILGVVATTPLEEGVRRTWEWFRDLAQ
- a CDS encoding formyltransferase, translated to MKLVVLGYHDIGYVCLKELLDAGADLRLVLTHADSPNETIWFRSVRDLARERGLPVLEPADVNAPEIVEKVRRIGPDIIFSFYFRQMVKQELLDIPRVGAFNLHGSLLPRYRGRCPVNWVLVRGETETGVTLHRMELKPDRGAIVAQRRVPIEFSDSARTLFDRMTAAAADLMRETWPLMLQGRFPETPQDQRLASYFGGRSRKDGLIDWSKPATEIYNLVRAVTRPYPGAFSPYAGGTLIVWWAEPDETAPTGGAAPGTVLPSRVPGALEIATGRGILRVTRAQREGGETAEGGSVARTIGVSPGTVLG
- a CDS encoding glycosyltransferase family 39 protein — translated: MNDPTPAPRTRIFPFLLAATAAFVLLFRLGARDFENKDTLWYVEIAWEMLRSGDWVVPRFNGVIFTEKPILFIWLVAGAAKLFGGLTPFVARLPSALAATGCVALTASLGRRLFGARAGILAGFVLCTGYAFAWEARTCMVDMTFSFFTTLTLFFLYLGEREDGRRAGPFLLAYAAAGLAALTKGPLGLGFPAIVFLAYLAWARRLRLVRRMRLPWGVVIVAALQAAWYLPYLVRIGPDGRAFFWEMYVVKENLLRLTTGFDKPEPFWFYLPEIAGHFLPWSVFLLLVPWAPPPARDRRFPAAWFLAVFAFLTLSSGKHSRYALPLYPAAALLVGDYWDRLIAAPAPRLRRIIPAAICVLSCATAVGIPVAAFFLFPRFPWRSLAAAAAPAAAAVALWRLDASRRMPAAFAAIVVAFAAGWALFVASLPLRDARRADHRRLAESVAPAVGEARLATYGLFSRRLALGFFTGRVVEYLGATEHGDAERLSAYLSSPEPVFCLLDTGEYAARGGTLPPHSMAPEKYRYKKFDLVLISNR